The Spirosoma oryzicola region CAATGACGGGTATTTCTGCCGAGGTTATGGACATGATGACGAAGCAGTAGATCCGCTGACGTACATTAACAGAAAAAGCGCGATATGGGTATGTCGCGCTTTTTCTGTTAATGTACTATTGTTAAAACTTGATTTCTTGAGTCAAGTACGTTTCCTGGTTATCGCCATTGATGCGGACAGTGGCTCTCAGCGGTTTTTCGTTCCAGTTAACAGTGATCAGACCGTAATTCAGCTTTGCCACGATAGGGCCGACGCGGTGTTTATTAACCTCTTCGTGAGGTGCCGATACGTGCGTTAAACCGCTACTCGTAATATCGTATAAATCATAGCCCAAGCCCGGTACGGTCACTCTGGACACCTCCGCCTGATGGCGATCTCCGCTAATCATCAAAGCTCCTTTAGGTTTTGTCTTTCCTAATAGGTCGAGTAGTCGTTGGCGCGCCGTCGGGAAGTTGGCCCATTTTTCGTACACATGATCTTCGGGTAGGATCTGAATACCAGAACCAATAACATGCACGTCGGCGTCTGAGTTGGTCAATTCTTTTTCCAACCATTGCCACTGTGCTTCGCCCAGGATGTCGCCCGACGGGTCCGGTACATTCGCTTTGCCGTCGCCCGCTTTTTTCAAGGGGTCACGGAAGTAACGAGC contains the following coding sequences:
- a CDS encoding alkaline phosphatase D family protein yields the protein MKTFLTFGLIGSLALAGCRSSKLSTVTDQKPATTIAFGSCSRQSLPQPLWDDIVAQKPDVWIWLGDNIYGDSQSMDTLRAKYAVQKANPVYQQLRQSTSIIGVWDDHDYGVNDGGKEYPKREESQQLMLDFLDVPTNSPLRTQKGAYSSHSYGPKGKRVKVLLLDARYFRDPLKKAGDGKANVPDPSGDILGEAQWQWLEKELTNSDADVHVIGSGIQILPEDHVYEKWANFPTARQRLLDLLGKTKPKGALMISGDRHQAEVSRVTVPGLGYDLYDITSSGLTHVSAPHEEVNKHRVGPIVAKLNYGLITVNWNEKPLRATVRINGDNQETYLTQEIKF